A genomic stretch from Selenomonas sp. AB3002 includes:
- a CDS encoding restriction endonuclease subunit S, which produces MRKTICLGDMATYINGYAFKPIDWGTKGLPIIRIQNLTDTGKEYNYYDGEVKEKYLVKKGDVLISWSASIGVFEWEKEDAWLNQHIFKVVFDKGEVDKQYFKYVTGYVLKKSLQHAHGSTMKHLTRGTFDKLPIPIYDLKEQRVIAEKIGKVDEAIAECDAMLADFDLLVKSRFIEMFGDPVTNDMNWETDILKNLGELNRGVSKHRPRNAPELLGGPYPLVQTGDVSNADTYINDYSSTYSEIGLKQSRMWSKGTLCITIAANIAQTGILTFDACFPDSVVGFISGSRTNQMYMHYWFSFFQKILEEQAPQSAQKNINLQILSNLSVMVPPLELQEKFAKFVELAYKSKLTIQKSMDNLQELRNSLLQEYFG; this is translated from the coding sequence GTTTGGGCGATATGGCAACCTATATTAACGGTTATGCTTTCAAGCCGATTGATTGGGGTACGAAGGGGTTGCCAATTATCCGTATACAGAATTTGACTGATACCGGGAAAGAATATAATTATTATGATGGGGAAGTTAAGGAGAAGTATTTAGTAAAAAAAGGTGATGTGCTCATTTCTTGGTCAGCAAGCATTGGAGTATTTGAATGGGAGAAAGAAGATGCGTGGTTAAATCAGCATATTTTCAAGGTTGTGTTCGATAAGGGGGAGGTTGATAAACAGTACTTTAAGTATGTTACAGGCTATGTACTGAAAAAGTCCTTGCAGCATGCTCATGGCTCTACCATGAAGCACCTGACCAGGGGCACGTTTGACAAATTACCAATTCCCATATATGACCTAAAAGAACAAAGGGTTATTGCTGAAAAAATAGGTAAAGTTGATGAAGCTATTGCCGAATGTGACGCAATGTTAGCGGATTTTGATTTGCTTGTCAAATCACGGTTTATCGAGATGTTTGGTGACCCAGTGACTAATGACATGAACTGGGAAACAGATATATTAAAGAATCTTGGTGAGCTAAATCGTGGTGTATCAAAACATCGTCCAAGAAATGCCCCCGAATTGTTAGGTGGCCCATATCCATTAGTGCAGACAGGCGATGTTTCTAACGCCGACACCTACATCAATGATTACTCGTCAACTTATTCTGAGATAGGTTTGAAACAGAGTCGTATGTGGTCTAAAGGTACATTGTGTATAACTATTGCTGCTAATATCGCTCAAACAGGCATACTTACATTTGATGCTTGTTTCCCTGATAGTGTTGTTGGCTTTATCTCTGGCAGCAGAACCAATCAGATGTATATGCACTATTGGTTTTCCTTCTTCCAGAAAATACTTGAGGAACAAGCTCCGCAAAGTGCCCAAAAGAACATCAACCTGCAAATTCTTAGCAACTTGTCTGTAATGGTGCCCCCCCTTGAACTTCAAGAGAAGTTTGCGAAGTTTGTCGAACTCGCCTACAAATCGAAATTGACCATCCAGAAGTCAATGGATAACCTTCAGGAGCTGCGGAACTCTTTGTTGCAGGAGTATTTCGGCTGA